CATCGGCCTGATTGGCCAGGCCATGCGCCAGGTGTACGCCGACGCCCGGCGGCCCCTGCACCCAGTGCAGGTGGCCGAGTTCAAGGCGCGGGTGTACTACGCGGCGCACTTACTGCACATGGTGCCCGACCTGTACCCGCGCCACCCGCGGCCCGGCGACACGCACCTAGTATTCGACGCGCTGATTGACGACGTGGGCGTGGCCATCTTCAACCCCTGGGAAAACGGCGCCTACGCCCAGGCCCTGGCCGAACTGTGGCACCGCTGGGGCATCACGCCCGCCGACGTCAACCGCGACCCCGCTCAACCCCTCAGCTTGCTGTATGCCCCCGATGGTACGCCCCGCTCCGTGGCGCATTGGGCAGGGCCGATAAGGGATTAAGAGCCAGCGCAAACCATTTCTAGCACAATTTGGGGGCCCCGGGACGCGTTCTTCAATAAAATGGCATTTTATTGATAGATTGCCAGTAAAATGGGGTAGCATCGAAAGCCGAATTCAAACTTATGTATTTGGTAAATAGGTCCATTTGTAAACCCGGTTATAGGTTTGGGCTTTGTTTTCAGGCCTTTTACTTTTGCGCTGCCATACCCACCCAGCACTTTCGCCCATGGATTCCTACTCGTATATCGCCAACGCTGATGCGGTGGCCATCGAAACCCTGTACCAAGCGTACCAGCAAAACCCCGAATCGGTAGATTTTGGCTGGCGCAAATTTTTCGAAGGGTTTGATTTCTCGCAGCAATTCCCAGCCGAGGGGGCCCCGGCCACCAATGGCAACGGTGCTGCGGTGGCGCCCGCCGGCCTGGTAACGGCGCCCGCTGCGCCGGCCGCGCCCCAGCCCAACGACTACGGCGTGCTGAACACCGTGGCCTCGACCAACAACGCCCCGGCCGGCCTAGTGAGCAGCGAAAGTGCGCCCAGCGACAAGGAGACGGCCGTCCGCAACCTCATCCACGCCTTCCGCAGCCGCGGCCACCTGCGCGCCAAAACCAACCCGGTGCGCGAGCGCAAGGACCGCCAGCCCCGCCTCGACCTGCCCGACTTTGGGCTGAGCGACGCCGACTTGGACACGGCTTTCCGCAACGGCGAAATGCTGGGCCTGGGGCCCCAGGCCAAGTTGCGCGACATCATTGCGGCGCTGGAAAAAATTTACACCGGCACGGTGGGCTTCGAGTACATGTACATCCGCGACCCGGAGGTGCTGGACTGGCTGCGCGAGAAAATCGAGCGCGAAGCCCTGGCCTTCAACCCCGGCGTGGAGTACAAAAAGCGCATCCTCAAGAAGCTGAACGAGGCGGTGGTGTTCGAGAACTTCTTGCACACCAAGTTCTTGGGGCAGAAGCGCTTCTCGCTCGAAGGCGGCGAAACCACCATTCCGGCCCTGGACGCCATCATTGGCAAGGGCGCTGATTTGGGGGTGCAGGAAGTGATGATTGGCATGGCCCACCGCGGCCGCCTGAACGTGCTGGCCAACATCATGGGCAAAACGTACGAGCAGATTTTCTCGGAGTTTGAGGGCACGGCCATCCCCGACCTCACCATGGGCGACGGCGACGTGAAGTACCACATGGGCTACTCGTCGGAGGTGGAAACGGCTAATGGCAAGAAAGTTAACCTGAAGCTGGCCCCCAACCCCTCGCACCTCGAGGCGGTGAACCCGGTAGTGGAAGGCTTTGTGCGCGCCAAAATCGAGCACCAGTACGCCGGCGACTACCACAAAATCCTGCCCATCCTCATCCACGGCGACGCGGCGCTGGCCGGCCAGGGCATCGGCTACGAGCTGACCCAGATGTCGCAGCTGGAAGGCTACAAAACCGGCGGCACGGTGCACTTCGTCATCAACAACCAGGTGGGCTTTACCACTGATTTTGAGGACGCCCGCTCGTCGATTTACTGCACCGACCTGGCCAAGATGATTGACGCGCCGGTGATTCACGTCAACGGCGACGACCCGGAGGCCGTGGTATTTGCCGCGCAGCTCGCCGCCGAGTACCGCCAGCAGTTCCACGCCGATTTCTTCATCGACATGGTGTGCTACCGCCGCCACGGCCACAACGAGTCCGACGAGCCCAAGTTCACCCAGCCCACGCTCTACAACATCATCTCGAAGCACCAGAACCCGCGCGAGGTGTACAACGCCACGCTGGTGCAGCGCGGCGACGTGGACGCCGAGCTGGCCAACCAGATGGACAAGGAGTTCCGCGATACGCTGCAAGCCCGCCTCGACTTGGTGAAGCAGAAACCGCTGCCTTATAAGTACCAGGCCCTGGAAAATGAGTGGCGTAGCCTGCGCCGCAGCACCAACGAAGACTTCGCCCAATCGCCTGAAACCGGCGTGTCGGAGGAAGTGGT
This genomic stretch from Hymenobacter sp. PAMC 26628 harbors:
- a CDS encoding 2-oxoglutarate dehydrogenase E1 component, whose amino-acid sequence is MDSYSYIANADAVAIETLYQAYQQNPESVDFGWRKFFEGFDFSQQFPAEGAPATNGNGAAVAPAGLVTAPAAPAAPQPNDYGVLNTVASTNNAPAGLVSSESAPSDKETAVRNLIHAFRSRGHLRAKTNPVRERKDRQPRLDLPDFGLSDADLDTAFRNGEMLGLGPQAKLRDIIAALEKIYTGTVGFEYMYIRDPEVLDWLREKIEREALAFNPGVEYKKRILKKLNEAVVFENFLHTKFLGQKRFSLEGGETTIPALDAIIGKGADLGVQEVMIGMAHRGRLNVLANIMGKTYEQIFSEFEGTAIPDLTMGDGDVKYHMGYSSEVETANGKKVNLKLAPNPSHLEAVNPVVEGFVRAKIEHQYAGDYHKILPILIHGDAALAGQGIGYELTQMSQLEGYKTGGTVHFVINNQVGFTTDFEDARSSIYCTDLAKMIDAPVIHVNGDDPEAVVFAAQLAAEYRQQFHADFFIDMVCYRRHGHNESDEPKFTQPTLYNIISKHQNPREVYNATLVQRGDVDAELANQMDKEFRDTLQARLDLVKQKPLPYKYQALENEWRSLRRSTNEDFAQSPETGVSEEVVAKVAKALTTIPDGFKPIKQIDNLLRERRKMFYETRVLNWAAGELLAYGSLLTENHIVRVSGQDVQRGTFSHRHAVLHDAETSAPYNSLNHLEGEHQQLSIFNSLLSEYAVLGFEFGYGMANPTALVVWEAQFGDFANGAQTMIDQFVVSSESKWQRMNGLVMLLPHGYEGQGPEHSNARPERFLQLAAENNIVVANVTTPANFFHLLRRQLTWSFRKPLVVMSPKSMLRNPLCVSPIDEFTSGRFREVLADDYAEARKVKRVLLCSGKVYYDLLDEQRTSNRTDVALVRVEQLHPFPQQQLQAELAKYPKAKVYWVQEEPENMGYWNYLLRFMRRELEDVVARKPSASPATGYNKIHIKEQKDLVARAFDNPKEAVATEQIKETAAIAKKQD